In the genome of Cuculus canorus isolate bCucCan1 chromosome 28, bCucCan1.pri, whole genome shotgun sequence, one region contains:
- the PFDN2 gene encoding prefoldin subunit 2: MADSSKGRAAAAAGRGLVAEQVVARFNQLRQEQRILASKVAELELDLNEHSLVIETLREADPTRKCFRMVGGILVQHTVKEVLPALESNREQITKVTESLSRQLQAKGRELSEFREQHNIRLVGEDDPKHSSKEGAEGGAKGGSAGVLVS, from the exons ATGGCGGACAGCAGCAAGGGTCGCGCCGCGGCGGCGGCCGGGAGGGGCCTGGTGGCGGAGCAG GTGGTGGCGCGGTTTAACCAGCTGCGCCAGGAGCAGCGCATCCTGGCTTCGAAAGTGGCGGAGTTGGAGCTGGACCTGAACGAGCACAG CCTGGTGATCGAGACCCTGCGGGAGGCAGATCCCACACGGAAGTGTTTCCGGATGGTGGGAGGCATCTTGGTGCAACATACGGTGAAGGAGGTGTTGCCGGCGTTGGAGAGCAACCGCGAACAG ATCACGAAGGTCACAGAGTCGCTGTCGCGACAGCTGCAGGCGAAGGGTCGGGAGCTGAGCGAATTCCGGGAGCAGCACAACATCCGCTTGGTGGGCGAAGACGACCCCAAACACTCCTCGAAAGAGGGGGCCGAGGGGGGGGCCAAGGGCGGCAGTGCCGGTGTTTTGGTCTCCTga